The Collimonas fungivorans Ter331 genome has a segment encoding these proteins:
- the cydB gene encoding cytochrome d ubiquinol oxidase subunit II yields MFDYETLKIIWWGFVGVLLIGFALTDGFDFGVGMMLPFIGKTDGERRVVINSIGSTWEGNQTWFITAGGAIFAAWPLVYGAAFSGFYVALMLLLFSLFFRPVGFDYRSKVADTRWRNAWDWGLFAGGFVPPLIFGVAFGNLFLGVPFHYDDTMRVEYTGNFFQLLNPFGLLAGLLSVAMLLMHGAAYLQVKTDDVIAQRARNVAKIAGLVTAALFVAGGFWVAYGIDGYRISAMPDMNTAFMPTAKTVTTVAGAWFDNYAHWPAIWALPVVAVAAALLCTAFSSANKAMAAFLSSGISVTAVILTAGASLFPFIMPSSLDPNSSLTIWDAVSSHKTLGIMFWVVVIMLPIIMLYTTWVYRVMRGKVTLKHIEDNEHTAY; encoded by the coding sequence ATGTTCGATTATGAAACCTTAAAGATCATCTGGTGGGGCTTTGTCGGCGTGCTGCTGATCGGCTTCGCCCTCACCGACGGCTTCGACTTCGGGGTCGGCATGATGCTGCCCTTCATCGGCAAGACCGACGGCGAACGACGGGTCGTCATCAATTCCATAGGCAGCACCTGGGAAGGCAACCAGACCTGGTTCATCACCGCCGGCGGCGCCATTTTCGCGGCCTGGCCGCTGGTGTACGGCGCGGCCTTCTCCGGTTTCTACGTCGCCCTAATGCTGCTGCTGTTCTCGCTGTTCTTCCGCCCGGTCGGCTTCGACTACCGCAGCAAGGTGGCCGATACGCGCTGGCGCAATGCCTGGGACTGGGGCCTGTTCGCCGGCGGCTTCGTGCCGCCGCTGATCTTCGGCGTGGCCTTTGGCAACCTGTTCCTCGGCGTGCCTTTCCATTACGACGACACCATGCGGGTGGAATATACCGGCAACTTCTTCCAGCTGCTCAATCCGTTCGGCCTGCTGGCCGGATTGCTGAGCGTAGCCATGCTGCTGATGCACGGCGCGGCCTACCTGCAAGTGAAGACCGACGATGTGATCGCACAGCGCGCCCGCAACGTCGCCAAGATCGCCGGCCTGGTTACCGCCGCGCTGTTCGTCGCCGGCGGCTTCTGGGTCGCCTACGGCATCGACGGCTATCGCATCAGCGCCATGCCGGACATGAACACTGCCTTCATGCCGACCGCCAAAACCGTGACCACGGTCGCCGGCGCCTGGTTCGACAACTATGCGCACTGGCCGGCAATCTGGGCCCTGCCGGTGGTGGCGGTGGCGGCAGCATTGCTGTGCACGGCGTTCAGCAGCGCCAACAAGGCCATGGCGGCATTCCTTTCCAGCGGGATCAGCGTCACCGCGGTGATCCTCACCGCCGGCGCATCGCTGTTCCCGTTCATCATGCCGTCCTCGCTCGATCCCAACAGCAGCCTCACCATCTGGGATGCGGTATCGAGCCACAAGACGCTGGGCATCATGTTCTGGGTGGTGGTCATCATGCTGCCGATCATCATGCTCTACACCACCTGGGTGTACCGGGTCATGCGCGGCAAGGTCACCCTCAAGCAT